In Cryptomeria japonica chromosome 10, Sugi_1.0, whole genome shotgun sequence, a genomic segment contains:
- the LOC131033320 gene encoding glycine-rich domain-containing protein 1 — MDGYQEAEWEKAQAIGISCDLVAAAKYHLEFLALVGQYPCLYRGPAVQRAIYRYEHCWLPLLANSEAKEDLLPPLDCEWVWHCHRLNPLQYASYCHEFYGRLLPATTRLPCEKDSAMNAAAKLWEKAFPDEPISLDLDAFSCTKDNRSSIHQHYLTEAITKQRSFFQQVSSPYMSDERFLRVAEQRYRAFLHLIKKSKSSHVPTHDIELIWRSHQLNPQIYANDTVELLGEVLQHYNITSTATTGARFPETTKQWENTFGRRYMRAGPMQLHTTQQSPSAQESMEIRLEIVRARHLRKEKGTLFVRYYIQTASGVITKNSKEVPAASNPEWGEAFSLECKGNGSLVSELQSQFLGFEVRWRSQSLWGNMRGGSKLLASVKIAWKDLLESSCLSLEKWFPLSVEGEVKGEWKPPSMHIALSATPPTSVPSVEKTILPAAGRDSGPHSMKSFSSSENVERRRRRLERDECSCRGQICNAHSFEGMFPSATSFRDAAWGV, encoded by the exons ATGGATGGTTATCAAGAAGCTGAGTGGGAGAAAGCGCAGGCAATTGGCATCAGCTGCGACCTGGTGGCTGCAGCAAAATATCACCTTGAGTTTCTTGCTTTGGTGGGTCAATACCCATGCCTCTACCGGGGTCCTGCTGTGCAAAGAGCTATTTACAG GTATGAACATTGCTGGCTCCCATTACTTGCAAACTCTGAGGCAAAGGAAGACTTGCTTCCTCCTCTCGACTGCGAATGGGTGTGGCACTGCCACAGGCTCAATCCACTACAATATGCAAGTTACTGCCACGAATTCTATGGAAGGCTTCTTCCTGCTACAACTAGGCTGCCTTGTGAGAAAGATTCTGCCATGAATGCAGCAGCAAAGCTGTGGGAAAAAGCCTTTCCCGATGAGCCAATTTCATTGGACTTGGACGCTTTCTCCTGCACAAAGGATAACAGAAGCAGCATACATCAGCACTACTTGACAGAAGCTATTACCAAGCAACGATCCTTTTTCCAGCAG GTTTCCTCGCCCTACATGTCAGACGAGCGCTTTCTAAGAGTAGCAGAACAACGCTACAGAGCATTTCTCCATCTCATTAAGAAATCAAAGTCTTCTCATGTGCCCACCCATGACATAGAGCTCATCTGGCGTTCTCACCAGCTGAACCCACAGATTTATGCCAACGACACAGTTGAGCTGCTTGGAGAAGTGCTGCAGCACTACAACATCACCAGCACTGCAACGACTGGAGCGAGATTCCCTGAGACCACAAAGCAATGGGAGAATACTTTTGGCAGGCGATACATGAGAGCAGGGCCCATGCAATTGCATACAACCCAACAATCTCCTAGTGCACAAGAAAGCATGGAGATCAGGCTGGAAATTGTGAGGGCAAGGCACCTCAGAAAGGAGAAAGGCACCCTGTTTGTTAGATATTACATACAAACCGCAAGCGGTGTAATAACAAAGAATAGCAAGGAAGTGCCAGCAGCCTCAAATCCAGAATGGGGAGAGGCTTTCTCTCTGGAGTGCAAAGGAAATGGGAGCCTTGTTTCAGAGTTGCAGTCACAGTTTCTAGGGTTTGAAGTAAGGTGGAGGAGCCAAAGCCTGTGGGGAAACATGAGAGGAGGCTCCAAGCTCCTTGCAAGCGTCAAAATAGCATGGAAAGACTTGTTAGAGTCCTCTTGCTTATCTCTGGAGAAATGGTTTCCTCTGTCGGTTGAAGGGGAAGTGAAAGGTGAGTGGAAGCCACCCAGTATGCATATTGCCCTCTCTGCAACGCCTCCAACTTCAGTGCCATCTGTGGAAAAAACCATTTTGCCAGCTGCAGGGAGAGATTCAGGGCCTCATTCCATGAAGAGCTTTTCTTCCTCTGAAAATGTAGAGAGGCGAAGGAGACGTTTGGAAAGAGATGAGTGCAGTTGCAGAGGGCAAATATGTAATGCCCACAGTTTCGAAGGCATGTTTCCTAGTGCAACGTCGTTCAGGGATGCAGCGTGGGGGGTTTGA